In Anaerolineae bacterium, a single genomic region encodes these proteins:
- a CDS encoding sulfite oxidase-like oxidoreductase: MPTDAMSRREDEQIMKDAGRLPPGQALTRKFPVLHYGPIPPFDPATWTLRVFGEVEAETQWTWAEFIQLPTVTITADIHCVTGWSKFDTTWEGPRFRDFLQLFTLKPTARYVIAHAEYGFTANLPLEIMLDDDVLLAWKYDGQPLTPEHGCPLRLVVPRRYFWKSAKWLRGLEFSAEDKPGFWERAGYHNNGDPFKEERTQPRIGRL; encoded by the coding sequence ATGCCCACCGATGCCATGAGCCGACGCGAAGACGAGCAGATCATGAAAGATGCCGGCCGCCTGCCGCCCGGCCAGGCGCTGACCCGCAAGTTCCCCGTGCTACACTATGGCCCGATTCCGCCGTTTGACCCGGCCACCTGGACGCTGCGCGTCTTTGGCGAAGTCGAAGCGGAAACACAGTGGACCTGGGCGGAATTCATCCAGCTCCCGACAGTCACCATCACTGCTGACATCCACTGTGTGACCGGTTGGAGCAAGTTCGATACCACCTGGGAGGGGCCGCGCTTCCGCGATTTTCTGCAACTATTCACCCTCAAACCCACCGCGCGGTACGTCATCGCCCACGCCGAGTATGGCTTTACCGCCAACCTGCCGCTGGAGATCATGCTGGATGATGACGTCCTACTGGCCTGGAAATACGACGGCCAGCCGCTGACGCCGGAGCATGGCTGTCCATTACGGCTGGTCGTCCCCAGGCGCTATTTCTGGAAAAGCGCCAAGTGGCTGCGCGGGCTGGAATTCAGCGCGGAAGATAAACCAGGCTTCTGGGAACGGGCTGGCTACCACAACAACGGCGATCCTTTCAAAGAGGAACGCACCCAGCCGCGTATTGGCCGTCTATAG
- a CDS encoding ABC transporter ATP-binding protein has protein sequence MTLLELNEVHTYYGKIHALKGISLAVEEGEIVTLIGGNGAGKTTTLNTICGITPAARGAITLDGTDITRKRSHEIVAMGVGQAPEGRKIFTRLTVRENLEMGAYARTDASGVARDMEFVFHTFPRLKEREKQLGGTLSGGEQQMLAIGRALMGHPRILLLDEPSMGLAPLLVREIFNIITHLNREQRTTILLVEQNAHMALAIASRGYVLQTGQIMLSDSAKALQQNEMVRRAYLGEH, from the coding sequence ATGACGCTGCTGGAACTCAATGAGGTTCACACCTATTACGGCAAGATTCACGCCCTCAAAGGCATTTCGCTGGCCGTTGAGGAAGGCGAGATCGTCACCCTGATCGGCGGCAACGGCGCAGGCAAGACCACCACCCTCAACACCATTTGCGGCATCACCCCTGCTGCGCGCGGCGCAATCACACTGGACGGGACGGACATCACCCGCAAACGCTCCCATGAGATCGTCGCTATGGGCGTTGGCCAGGCCCCTGAGGGCCGCAAAATCTTCACCCGCCTGACCGTCCGCGAGAACCTGGAAATGGGCGCCTATGCCCGAACGGATGCCTCTGGCGTCGCCAGAGATATGGAGTTCGTCTTTCACACGTTTCCACGGCTCAAGGAACGGGAAAAACAACTCGGCGGTACGCTCTCCGGCGGCGAACAGCAAATGCTGGCTATTGGCCGCGCCCTGATGGGGCATCCGCGTATTCTGTTGCTGGACGAACCAAGCATGGGGCTGGCCCCGCTGCTTGTACGGGAGATCTTCAACATCATCACCCACCTGAACCGCGAGCAGCGCACGACCATCTTGCTGGTGGAACAGAACGCGCACATGGCGCTGGCGATCGCCAGTCGGGGATATGTTCTGCAGACCGGCCAGATCATGCTATCGGATTCAGCCAAAGCCCTCCAGCAAAACGAAATGGTGCGCCGGGCCTACCTTGGCGAACATTAG
- a CDS encoding ABC transporter ATP-binding protein: MAANQEIILETRGVTKRFGGLTAVSRVDLQIRRETIASLIGPNGAGKTTLFNCVTGFYTPEEGAILFQGKPITGLRPDQIVKAGVARTYQNIRLFGALTVLENLLVGMHPHLKSGPVGAILHDPLTRHEEKRALAQAHQLLNFMGLAGQGDVQAANLPYGLQRRLEIGRALASEPQLLLLDEPTAGMNPQETEELMIFIRRLRDERGLTIFLIEHDMNVVMSISDQVSVLDYGRKISEGTPAQVQADPHVIAAYLGTAMDDDEIAV, from the coding sequence ATGGCCGCCAACCAGGAAATCATTCTTGAAACACGCGGGGTTACCAAACGCTTTGGCGGCCTGACGGCCGTCTCGCGGGTAGACTTGCAGATCAGGCGGGAAACCATCGCCAGCCTGATCGGCCCGAATGGCGCGGGCAAGACCACGCTCTTTAATTGCGTCACTGGCTTCTACACCCCTGAGGAAGGCGCCATCCTCTTCCAGGGGAAGCCGATCACCGGCCTGCGCCCTGATCAGATCGTCAAAGCGGGCGTTGCCCGCACCTACCAGAACATCCGCCTGTTCGGGGCGCTGACCGTACTGGAAAATCTGCTGGTCGGCATGCATCCGCACCTGAAGTCCGGCCCGGTAGGCGCCATCCTGCACGACCCGCTCACCCGCCATGAAGAGAAGCGGGCCCTGGCGCAAGCCCACCAGTTGCTCAACTTCATGGGGTTGGCTGGCCAGGGCGATGTGCAGGCAGCCAACCTGCCCTATGGCCTGCAACGTCGTCTGGAGATCGGTCGGGCGCTGGCCAGTGAACCGCAGCTTCTGCTGCTGGACGAACCAACAGCAGGGATGAATCCGCAGGAAACGGAGGAGTTGATGATCTTTATCCGTCGCCTGCGCGATGAACGCGGCCTGACCATCTTCCTGATTGAGCATGACATGAATGTGGTGATGAGCATCTCCGATCAGGTCAGTGTGCTGGATTACGGCCGCAAGATCAGCGAAGGCACGCCAGCTCAGGTGCAAGCCGACCCGCACGTGATTGCCGCCTACCTGGGCACAGCTATGGATGACGACGAGATTGCCGTCTGA
- a CDS encoding FAD-dependent oxidoreductase, with translation MVSFNLPLGGKDASDQNRDYDVIIIGGGPAGASAAIYTARAKYRTLVIDKGLTAGALGLTHKIANYPGVAGEVSGAQLLQTMRDQARAFGAEFVQDKVLSVDLRSDPKVIFAGEGTYTARAVVLATGSMGRAKGVKGEEEFLGRGVSYCATCDAAFFQGKDVVVAGNNDEAVEEALHLAKFARRVILLVQTPDLKVSEELLREVEATPAIEVRYATRLREIMGDRVVHSVRIAPREGGEEILPVAGAFVYLQGSKPITDYLQGELQSTETGCLVVDQHYQTSVPGVFAVGDLLCNHIKQAVVAAADGVIAAMAIDRLLSGRGALRPDWS, from the coding sequence ATGGTCAGCTTCAATCTACCGCTGGGCGGCAAAGATGCCAGCGACCAGAACAGAGACTACGATGTGATCATCATCGGCGGCGGCCCGGCGGGGGCCTCTGCCGCAATCTATACTGCCCGCGCCAAATACCGCACCCTGGTGATCGATAAAGGGCTTACCGCGGGCGCGCTGGGTCTGACCCACAAGATCGCCAACTATCCTGGTGTGGCGGGCGAGGTGAGCGGTGCCCAGTTGCTACAGACCATGCGCGATCAGGCGCGCGCCTTTGGCGCGGAGTTCGTGCAGGATAAGGTGCTGTCGGTTGATCTGCGCAGCGATCCCAAGGTGATCTTTGCCGGGGAGGGCACGTACACTGCCCGCGCTGTGGTGCTGGCAACCGGTTCGATGGGCCGGGCCAAAGGCGTCAAAGGTGAGGAGGAATTCCTGGGCCGGGGTGTGAGCTACTGCGCCACCTGTGACGCGGCTTTCTTCCAGGGCAAGGATGTGGTCGTGGCCGGGAACAATGACGAAGCCGTGGAAGAAGCGCTACATCTGGCCAAGTTCGCCCGCCGGGTTATCTTGCTGGTGCAGACGCCCGACCTCAAGGTGAGTGAGGAACTGCTCCGCGAGGTTGAGGCGACGCCGGCTATCGAGGTGCGTTACGCTACCCGCCTGCGCGAGATCATGGGCGATCGGGTGGTACACAGTGTGCGTATCGCACCGCGTGAAGGCGGGGAGGAAATCCTGCCGGTGGCGGGGGCATTCGTTTACCTGCAGGGCAGCAAGCCGATTACGGATTATCTCCAGGGCGAGCTGCAAAGCACCGAGACGGGCTGCCTGGTTGTCGATCAGCACTATCAGACCAGCGTGCCGGGTGTGTTTGCGGTGGGCGATCTGCTGTGCAATCACATCAAACAGGCGGTGGTCGCTGCGGCTGACGGCGTGATCGCTGCGATGGCAATTGACCGCCTGCTCAGTGGGCGGGGCGCGTTGCGCCCGGACTGGTCATAG
- a CDS encoding transporter substrate-binding domain-containing protein translates to MTLSRNSLRSGLYVGIGATFLAMIGMVTALAGRYIITDVLTLGDTILYGLFLGAGVLAASRTGSRRWGDLLANGTLAAVIAVAILVSAVLLATQLNQAATGIGMETIFPNVTDALLQKLTFTQESALAGYILLALAAALLGALGSLVPILPVRVRRIGITTIMLVLVLGVLQDQINRIFALVDALWITLLVAAGYASAVWRHQRRLEARLLLPIGIGAVLGLGLALAFSALGANESRLPPVLGTPSPAILGFFFVGRSLALTLALFAVVGATLGAAGAALSSTSRGIHRVGVTIVAALLMLGILSSFGRITLPAALLISLVIAASQALAERTAGQAESVYAALNRAEKRTSRLTIGLVGLLFALVIPHLLSGYINNVVDLIGLYVMMGLGLNIVVGFAGLLDLGYVAFFTIGAYTVGILTTPNVITCPVPADNVVITQQATVQDTGFTFLQGQPVGVVSGTRAAYAATALPRPTLVTFDTLDEAVNALQAGEVVAVVESQAALQPYLNDGRFAASPPFRPRDDQWPARSFNAREQAAWCHTLTFWTAWPIAVLASGLAGVLLGIPVLRLRGDYLAIVTLGFGEIIRLIALSDLGKPYFGGAQGIIAIPSPVIDLTGLAQTLVNTDLPILKSLGQAFARPIALSQPHEIYYLILGGVLITAFVSYRLAHSRLGRAWRAMKEDEAVAQAVGVNLVRTKLLAFSIGAAFSGIGGAIFGAYIKSIFPNSFTLLVSINVLSLIIIGGMGNIPGVMIGALVIFGLPEALREFQDYRLLMFGALLVIMMLLRPEGIIPPTPARLEEEAQRAAAEEGA, encoded by the coding sequence ATGACCCTATCACGCAACTCCCTCCGCAGTGGCTTGTATGTTGGGATTGGCGCCACTTTTCTGGCCATGATCGGGATGGTAACGGCGCTGGCCGGACGTTACATCATTACTGACGTCCTGACCCTGGGCGACACCATCCTGTACGGCCTCTTCCTTGGTGCGGGTGTCCTGGCAGCTTCCCGGACAGGAAGCCGCCGGTGGGGTGATCTGCTGGCCAACGGTACGCTGGCGGCTGTCATTGCCGTTGCCATCCTGGTATCGGCGGTGCTGCTAGCCACCCAGTTGAATCAAGCCGCCACCGGCATCGGTATGGAAACCATCTTTCCCAATGTAACCGATGCGTTGCTGCAAAAGCTGACTTTTACCCAGGAGTCGGCGTTGGCGGGCTATATCCTGCTGGCGCTGGCAGCAGCGCTGCTGGGCGCGCTGGGCAGCCTGGTCCCGATCCTGCCAGTGCGGGTCCGGCGCATCGGGATCACCACGATTATGCTGGTGCTGGTGCTGGGCGTGCTGCAGGATCAGATCAATCGCATCTTTGCCCTGGTGGACGCCCTGTGGATCACTCTGCTGGTGGCAGCGGGGTATGCTAGTGCCGTGTGGCGGCATCAACGCCGGCTGGAAGCCCGTCTGCTGCTGCCCATCGGAATTGGCGCGGTGCTTGGGCTGGGGCTGGCGCTGGCGTTTAGCGCGCTGGGCGCCAACGAGAGCAGGTTACCTCCCGTCCTGGGGACGCCATCCCCGGCGATCTTGGGGTTCTTCTTTGTAGGGCGCAGCCTGGCGCTGACGCTGGCGCTGTTCGCTGTAGTCGGCGCGACTCTGGGAGCGGCAGGCGCGGCACTGAGTTCAACCTCCCGCGGCATTCACCGGGTCGGCGTAACCATTGTCGCGGCATTGCTGATGCTGGGCATCCTCTCCAGCTTCGGGCGGATCACCCTCCCCGCCGCCCTGCTGATCAGCCTGGTGATTGCCGCCAGCCAGGCGCTAGCAGAGCGAACTGCCGGGCAGGCTGAGTCCGTGTATGCAGCGCTCAACCGCGCTGAGAAGCGCACCAGCCGGCTCACCATTGGCCTGGTTGGCCTGCTGTTCGCTCTGGTTATCCCCCATCTGCTCAGCGGCTACATCAACAACGTGGTCGATCTGATCGGCCTGTATGTAATGATGGGCCTGGGGTTGAACATCGTTGTCGGCTTTGCTGGGTTGCTTGACCTGGGTTATGTGGCCTTCTTCACCATCGGGGCTTATACCGTCGGCATCCTGACCACGCCCAACGTCATTACCTGTCCGGTGCCCGCCGATAATGTTGTCATCACCCAGCAGGCCACCGTACAGGATACCGGCTTCACCTTCCTGCAAGGCCAACCGGTAGGGGTAGTGAGTGGCACGCGAGCCGCTTATGCAGCGACGGCGTTGCCGCGCCCAACCCTGGTCACCTTTGACACCCTCGATGAAGCCGTCAACGCCCTGCAGGCAGGTGAAGTCGTGGCGGTGGTGGAAAGCCAGGCCGCCTTGCAGCCTTACTTGAACGACGGCAGGTTTGCCGCCAGTCCACCCTTCCGGCCCCGGGATGATCAGTGGCCGGCTCGCAGTTTCAATGCCAGGGAGCAGGCCGCCTGGTGTCATACGCTGACCTTCTGGACCGCCTGGCCGATAGCTGTCCTGGCCAGCGGGCTGGCCGGTGTGCTGCTGGGCATCCCGGTGCTGCGCCTGCGCGGGGACTACCTGGCAATTGTGACTCTGGGTTTCGGGGAGATCATCCGCCTGATCGCCCTGTCTGACCTGGGCAAGCCGTACTTCGGCGGCGCACAGGGCATCATTGCCATCCCCTCGCCGGTGATTGATCTCACCGGCCTGGCCCAGACTCTTGTCAACACTGACCTGCCGATCCTTAAATCGCTGGGACAGGCGTTCGCCAGGCCGATCGCGCTCTCCCAGCCGCACGAGATTTATTACCTCATCCTGGGAGGCGTGCTGATTACCGCTTTTGTCTCCTATCGTCTGGCGCACTCGCGGCTGGGCCGGGCCTGGCGTGCCATGAAGGAAGATGAAGCAGTCGCGCAGGCGGTGGGCGTCAACCTTGTCCGGACAAAGCTGCTGGCGTTCTCGATTGGCGCGGCATTCTCCGGCATCGGCGGCGCGATCTTCGGGGCCTATATCAAGTCCATCTTCCCCAACAGCTTCACGCTGCTGGTTTCAATCAATGTGCTGAGCCTGATCATCATCGGCGGCATGGGCAACATCCCCGGCGTGATGATCGGCGCGCTGGTGATCTTTGGCCTGCCGGAAGCCCTGCGCGAATTTCAGGATTACCGGCTGCTGATGTTCGGCGCGCTGCTGGTCATCATGATGCTGCTGCGTCCGGAGGGCATCATCCCGCCAACCCCGGCCCGCCTGGAAGAAGAAGCGCAGCGGGCCGCCGCGGAAGAAGGAGCCTGA
- a CDS encoding PLP-dependent cysteine synthase family protein, which yields MTVQVYDPRITVRPEARSLEQLVGNTPLIGFQRITRHLPETIAIYAKAEWYNPGGSIKDRAALNIILQAEADGQLYPGKIILESTSGNTGIALAMFGAARGYPVKLFMPENASPERIQILRAYGAEVVLTPAEEGTDGAMLAAKALLARQPERYFYAAQYDNPANWLAHYHGTGPEIWEQTGGQITHFVAVMGTSGTFTGVTRRLKELNPRLMAISLQPDAPFHGLEGMKHMPSAIKPGIYDASLADRNLPIRTEDAHAMVLRLAREEGLLVGVSSGAAMVGALRVAESLAAQEKAATIVTVFPDSGFKYLSRPPFQG from the coding sequence ATGACCGTTCAAGTATATGACCCACGCATCACCGTCCGCCCGGAAGCCCGTTCACTGGAGCAACTGGTCGGGAACACGCCCCTGATTGGCTTCCAGCGAATCACCCGTCACCTGCCAGAAACGATCGCCATCTACGCCAAAGCGGAATGGTACAACCCTGGCGGCAGTATTAAAGACCGCGCCGCGCTCAACATCATCCTCCAGGCTGAAGCCGACGGGCAGCTCTACCCCGGCAAGATCATCCTGGAAAGCACCAGCGGCAACACCGGCATCGCCCTGGCTATGTTCGGCGCAGCGCGCGGCTACCCGGTCAAGCTCTTCATGCCGGAAAACGCCAGCCCGGAGCGCATCCAGATTCTGCGCGCTTATGGCGCGGAGGTTGTTCTCACACCCGCTGAAGAAGGGACGGATGGCGCGATGCTGGCCGCCAAAGCTTTACTGGCGCGCCAGCCGGAACGCTACTTCTATGCGGCGCAATACGATAACCCGGCCAACTGGCTGGCCCACTATCACGGCACCGGCCCTGAAATCTGGGAGCAAACCGGCGGGCAGATCACGCACTTCGTGGCCGTGATGGGCACGAGCGGCACCTTCACCGGGGTAACCCGCCGCCTGAAGGAGCTGAACCCGCGCCTCATGGCGATCTCGCTCCAGCCGGATGCCCCCTTCCACGGCCTGGAGGGTATGAAGCATATGCCTTCGGCCATCAAGCCGGGCATCTATGACGCCAGCCTGGCCGACCGCAACCTGCCCATCCGCACTGAGGACGCCCACGCGATGGTATTGCGCCTGGCGCGGGAGGAAGGGCTGCTCGTCGGCGTGAGCAGTGGGGCGGCGATGGTTGGTGCGCTACGGGTGGCGGAAAGCCTGGCAGCCCAGGAAAAGGCAGCCACGATTGTGACCGTCTTCCCGGATAGCGGGTTCAAGTATCTTTCCCGGCCACCCTTCCAGGGGTAG
- a CDS encoding ABC transporter substrate-binding protein has translation HEDQAGYLAGVLAARLSQSGTVAGVYGTDLVPPVVLFARGFEAGAKATNPDINVITTFHPGGLDVAFTDPEWGATTAAQAIDQGADVIFSAGGKTGNGGLTEVANRTTAEKPLYCIGVDTDQWETLPEAHACLVSSAMKLIPVGIEEIVNQYVAGNPPTGNFYGPVGLADFHDFADVVPDAVKEELATIAEQLTSGELQTGVTLGEAPAEEEAPAEEEAEAAAGGPLVVVAPGESVLLGFAAGLSGDGIEPLGVDELRGAQLALADKPTVTVGGVEFPVTLDPQDELCSGEGGQTVANRFSSNEDIVAVVGHMCSSSCIAAKSVYEAAGLTMVSPSCTAPTLADGSLAFNRTVSTDAIQGPVAADFIYNTLGVRRIATIHDGSPYGEGLVNATGDAFLALGGEIVAAQAINVGETDFRAVLENIAAADPELIYFVGFVAEGARLAEQRADVGLEDVYFMGADGIYAPEFIALAGQAAEGVFASAPIPVSSAAFDAFRAKYEETYGEAPIAPFHGQAYDAVNVILAAIEKVGQLDADGNLVIDRLALAQAIRATKDFPGLTGTLSCDEMGECGGAVIDVYKVVDGKWVSQGVATE, from the coding sequence TCCACGAAGATCAGGCCGGGTACCTGGCGGGTGTGCTGGCGGCGCGGCTGAGCCAGAGCGGGACGGTCGCCGGGGTGTATGGCACTGACCTGGTGCCACCGGTGGTGCTGTTCGCCCGTGGCTTTGAAGCCGGGGCGAAGGCGACCAACCCGGACATCAACGTGATCACGACCTTCCATCCGGGCGGGCTGGATGTGGCCTTCACCGACCCGGAGTGGGGTGCGACGACAGCGGCCCAGGCGATTGACCAGGGCGCGGACGTGATCTTCTCGGCGGGCGGGAAGACCGGCAACGGCGGTCTGACCGAGGTAGCCAACCGGACGACGGCGGAGAAGCCGCTGTATTGCATCGGGGTGGATACCGACCAGTGGGAGACGCTGCCGGAAGCACACGCCTGCCTGGTCTCCAGCGCGATGAAGCTGATCCCGGTCGGCATTGAGGAGATTGTCAATCAGTATGTGGCAGGCAACCCGCCGACGGGCAACTTCTACGGCCCGGTGGGACTGGCGGACTTCCATGACTTTGCCGATGTGGTGCCGGACGCGGTCAAGGAAGAGCTGGCGACCATCGCTGAGCAACTGACCAGCGGCGAACTGCAGACCGGCGTGACCCTTGGCGAAGCCCCAGCGGAAGAGGAAGCTCCGGCGGAGGAAGAGGCTGAAGCGGCAGCGGGCGGCCCGCTGGTGGTCGTCGCCCCCGGCGAGTCGGTCCTGCTCGGCTTTGCCGCCGGTCTATCTGGTGACGGTATCGAGCCGCTTGGCGTCGACGAACTGCGCGGCGCTCAGCTGGCCCTGGCCGACAAGCCCACCGTCACCGTCGGCGGCGTCGAGTTCCCCGTCACCCTCGACCCCCAGGATGAACTGTGCTCCGGCGAAGGCGGCCAGACCGTCGCCAACCGCTTCTCCTCCAACGAGGATATCGTCGCCGTCGTCGGCCACATGTGCTCCTCCTCCTGCATCGCCGCCAAGAGCGTCTACGAGGCCGCTGGCCTGACCATGGTCAGCCCCTCCTGCACCGCCCCCACCCTGGCTGACGGCTCCCTGGCCTTCAACCGTACTGTCTCCACCGACGCCATCCAGGGCCCCGTCGCTGCAGACTTCATCTACAACACCCTCGGCGTCCGCCGTATCGCCACCATCCATGACGGCTCCCCCTACGGCGAAGGCCTCGTCAATGCCACCGGCGACGCTTTCCTCGCCCTCGGTGGCGAGATCGTCGCCGCTCAGGCCATCAACGTCGGCGAAACAGACTTCCGCGCTGTCCTCGAAAACATCGCCGCCGCCGACCCCGAACTGATCTACTTCGTTGGCTTCGTCGCCGAAGGCGCCCGCCTCGCCGAACAACGCGCCGATGTCGGCCTCGAGGACGTCTACTTCATGGGCGCGGACGGCATCTACGCCCCTGAGTTCATCGCCCTCGCTGGCCAGGCCGCTGAAGGCGTCTTCGCCTCCGCCCCCATCCCCGTCAGCTCCGCCGCCTTCGACGCCTTCCGCGCCAAGTACGAGGAAACCTACGGCGAAGCCCCCATCGCCCCCTTCCATGGCCAGGCCTATGACGCCGTCAACGTCATCCTCGCCGCCATCGAAAAGGTCGGCCAGCTCGACGCCGATGGAAACCTCGTCATCGACCGCCTCGCCCTCGCCCAGGCCATCCGCGCTACCAAGGACTTCCCCGGCCTCACCGGTACCCTCTCCTGCGACGAAATGGGAGAGTGCGGTGGCGCTGTCATCGATGTCTATAAGGTCGTCGATGGTAAGTGGGTCTCCCAGGGCGTGGCTACGGAGTAA
- a CDS encoding branched-chain amino acid ABC transporter permease yields MTVVGLIMIAAIVYQALATILAGQYTLETFVRQLIFGLAQGSIYALVALGYTLVYGILFMINFAHGEVFMAGTYIGFFVIDALDKTGFLLAHPFISLFIVFVVSILTSVMVAITLERIAYRPLRRAPRLVPLITAIGASIFLQRAFAGLFGSSPKVYPNVSAYVLPGVFHLECEVVDAVEVCKGLDVISGRYPLQIFGVEVLFRPIYLLVFLAAILLMWGLWFFVQRTKTGKAMRAVAEDKSTAALMGINVDSVIVSTFVLGAALAGAAGILFALYNRQVTFMMGFLPGLKAFTAAVLGGIGNIPGAALGGFFLGIIESVAPSLLGLPTQLKDVIAFGMLVLVLIFRPSGILGEVLTEKKA; encoded by the coding sequence ATGACTGTGGTCGGGCTGATCATGATCGCCGCCATTGTTTACCAGGCGCTGGCCACCATCCTGGCCGGTCAATACACCCTGGAAACGTTCGTCCGCCAGTTGATCTTCGGGCTGGCGCAGGGCAGCATCTACGCCCTGGTTGCGCTGGGGTATACCCTGGTGTACGGCATCCTCTTTATGATTAACTTCGCGCATGGCGAAGTTTTTATGGCCGGTACCTATATTGGCTTTTTTGTCATAGATGCTTTGGATAAAACAGGCTTTCTGCTAGCGCACCCTTTCATCTCGCTGTTTATCGTCTTCGTGGTCTCCATTCTGACATCTGTCATGGTAGCCATCACCCTGGAGCGCATTGCCTACCGCCCGCTGCGCCGGGCGCCGCGCCTGGTCCCCCTGATCACTGCCATCGGCGCCAGCATCTTTTTGCAGCGGGCGTTCGCCGGCCTGTTCGGCTCCAGCCCCAAGGTCTACCCTAACGTTAGTGCTTATGTGTTGCCCGGCGTCTTCCATCTGGAGTGCGAAGTTGTCGACGCCGTTGAGGTCTGCAAAGGTCTGGATGTCATCAGCGGACGCTACCCGCTGCAGATCTTCGGCGTCGAAGTGCTCTTCCGGCCTATCTACCTGCTGGTGTTCCTGGCGGCTATCCTGCTAATGTGGGGGCTGTGGTTCTTTGTGCAGCGTACCAAAACCGGCAAGGCCATGCGCGCTGTGGCCGAGGACAAATCTACCGCCGCTCTGATGGGTATCAATGTCGACAGCGTGATCGTCTCAACCTTTGTGCTGGGGGCGGCGCTGGCCGGCGCGGCGGGTATCTTGTTCGCCCTTTATAACCGGCAGGTGACGTTCATGATGGGCTTTTTGCCCGGCCTGAAGGCGTTCACTGCCGCTGTGCTGGGCGGCATCGGCAACATCCCTGGCGCGGCGCTGGGTGGGTTCTTCCTGGGGATCATCGAGTCGGTAGCGCCTTCATTGCTCGGCCTGCCCACCCAGCTCAAAGACGTGATCGCGTTTGGCATGCTGGTGCTGGTCCTGATCTTCCGGCCAAGCGGCATCCTCGGCGAAGTCCTGACCGAAAAGAAGGCATAA
- a CDS encoding DUF456 domain-containing protein → MTDALFPIVILILMLLATAASLLPVIPGPALVWAIGMFYATLTRFEQVSPLAAVLMTLLMILGSTAGWWMQAAGMKAQGGSRAAILGGLIGGLAGTLLIPVPVLGTLAGVVGGTLVIELLRLGEASKAIHSSQIALKAYLLTLLTETGACVLIVIIFIIAVF, encoded by the coding sequence ATGACTGACGCTCTCTTCCCGATCGTCATCCTGATCCTGATGCTGCTGGCGACGGCAGCATCGCTGCTGCCGGTCATCCCCGGCCCGGCCCTAGTCTGGGCAATCGGCATGTTCTATGCCACCCTGACCCGCTTTGAGCAGGTGTCTCCTCTTGCCGCAGTACTGATGACCCTTCTGATGATCCTCGGCTCAACCGCTGGCTGGTGGATGCAGGCCGCCGGGATGAAGGCCCAGGGTGGAAGCCGGGCCGCCATCCTGGGCGGGCTGATCGGCGGACTGGCGGGCACCCTCCTCATCCCCGTCCCCGTGCTGGGGACGCTGGCCGGGGTAGTCGGCGGCACGCTGGTGATCGAATTGTTACGCCTGGGCGAAGCCAGCAAAGCGATTCATTCCAGCCAGATTGCCCTCAAAGCCTATCTGCTGACCCTGCTGACCGAGACCGGCGCCTGTGTGCTCATCGTGATCATCTTCATCATCGCCGTTTTCTAA